A single window of Melospiza georgiana isolate bMelGeo1 chromosome 6, bMelGeo1.pri, whole genome shotgun sequence DNA harbors:
- the FOS gene encoding protein c-Fos, with translation MMYQGFAGEYEASSSRCSSASPAGDSLTYYPSPADSFSSMGSPVNPQDFCTDLAASSASFVPTVTAISTSPDLQWLVQPTLISSVAPSQSRGHPYGVSAAAPTTSYSRPALLKAPGGRGQSIGRRGKVEQLSPEEEEKRRIRRERNKMAAAKCRNRRRELTDTLQAETDQLEEEKSALQAEIANLLKEKEKLEFILAAHRPACKMPEELCFSEELAAASAATALDLGTPSPPMTEEAAFALPLMPEAPPAVPPKETGSSGLELKAEPFDELLFSTGPREASRSVPDMDLPGASFYPSDWESLTAGTSGELEPLCTPVVTCTPCPSTYTSTFVFTYPEAEAFPSCAAAHRKGSSSNEPSSDSLSSPTLLAL, from the exons ATGATGTATCAGGGCTTCGCCGGAGAGTACGAGGCTTCGTCCTCCCGCTGCAGCAGCGCTTCCCCGGCCGGGGACAGCCTCACCTACTACCCCTCTCCGGCGGACTCCTTCTCGAGCATGGGCTCGCCTGTCAACCCGCAG GACTTCTGCACCGACCTGGCCGCCTCCAGCGCCAGCTTTGTGCCTACGGTGACGGCTATCTCCACCAGCCCCGACCTACAGTGGCTGGTGCAGCCCACTCTCATCTCTTCAGTGGCCCCCTCCCAGAGCCGCGGGCACCCTTACGGCGTCTCGGCGGCCGCCCCCACCACCTCCTACTCCCGCCCCGCACTGCTGAAGGCGCCGGGCGGCCGCGGACAGAGCATCGGCCGCCGGGGCAAAGTCGAACAG CTGTCcccggaggaggaggaaaagagaaggatcCGCCGGGAACGGAACAAGATGGCAGCGGCCAAGTGCCGCAACCGGCGGCGGGAGCTCACCGACACGCTGCAGGCG GAGACCGaccagctggaggaggagaagtcCGCGCTGCAGGCGGAGATTGCTAACctgctgaaggagaaggagaagctgGAGTTTATCCTGGCGGCTCACCGGCCCGCATGCAAGATGCCCGAGGAGTTGTGCTTCTCCgaggagctggcagctgccagcgcCGCTACCGCGCTGGacctgggcacccccagcccccccatGACCGAGGAGGCTGCCTTTGCTCTGCCGCTGATGCCTGAAGCGCCGCCGGCGGTGCCGCCCAAGGAGACCGGCAGCAGCGGGCTGGAGCTCAAGGCTGAGCCCTTCGACGAGCTGCTCTTCTCCACGGGGCCGCGGGAGGCCTCCCGCTCTGTGCCCGACATGGACCTGCCTGGGGCCTCCTTCTACCCGTCGGACTGGGAGTCGCTGACTGCCGGGACCAGCGGTGAACTGGAGCCCCTCTGCACCCCTGTGGTGACCTGCACCCCGTGCCCCAGCACCTACACCTCCACCTTCGTCTTCACCTACCCCGAGGCAGAGGCCTTCCCCAGCTGCGCTGCCGCGCACcggaagggcagcagcagcaacgaGCCCTCGTCCGACTCCCTCAGCTCCCCCACCCTGCTGGCTTTGTGA